Proteins from a single region of Canis lupus baileyi chromosome 35, mCanLup2.hap1, whole genome shotgun sequence:
- the LOC140625161 gene encoding large ribosomal subunit protein eL31-like: MAPAKKGGEKKKGRSAINEVVTREYTINIHKRIHGVGFKKRAPRALKEIRKFAMKEMGTPDVRIDTRLNKAVWAKGIRNVPYRIRVRLSRKLNKDEDSPNKLYTLVTYVPVTTFKNLQTVNVDEN; the protein is encoded by the coding sequence ATGGCTCCCGCAAAGAAGGGTGGCGAGAAGAAGAAGGGCCGTTCTGCCATCaacgaggtagtgaccagagaataCACCATCAACATTCACAAACGTATCCATGGAGTGGGTTTCAAGAAGCGTGCCCCTCGGGCACTCAAAGAGATCCGGAAAtttgccatgaaggagatgggaactccagatgtgcgcattgacaccaggctcaacaaagctgtctgggccaaaggaataaggaatgttccataccGTATCCGTGTGCGGTTGTCCAGAAAACTTAACAAGGATGAAgattcaccaaacaagctctacaCGCTGGTTACCTACGtacctgtcaccactttcaaaaatctacagactgttaatgtggatgagaactaa